A part of Bacillus rossius redtenbacheri isolate Brsri chromosome 1, Brsri_v3, whole genome shotgun sequence genomic DNA contains:
- the LOC134528191 gene encoding uncharacterized protein LOC134528191 — protein sequence MATSDEDTDLSLDGDLKDESDAEEREVAEGGGDDGKKADGPGTDLPPAEGDQQEPAEDEGDGEPTDEEFPETSDDEGPDAAGDDAAAAEVAASASTSIFQEWTPEQVALYGKECRICKKGDESMRLFRFCLCQHVMHKACLEQSLMDTDHDHCEECGIMYLLKRKPRFTIPQGLSMWMAFRANKAMLAMIAMYAVLVTPIAAVYMVGLATSIFGGLDIDSVVGPRELWLHQMSEPHVPAWLLLVTLMMVGGCAGSVAVLLHYVWHDFKRWYGTTPVVIVVEAPDHMIDINPHPLHSKPEDPAAADSHSPGDKTHPQSPEDKSAAGPPSTPDKSAAGPPSTPDKSAAGPPSTPDKSAAGPPSTPDKSAARPPSTPDKSAARPPSTPDKSAARPPSTPDKSVARPPSTPDKSAARPPSTRDKSAAQANAPPNQSLLDKPTTESMVDEALADKKKK from the exons ATGGCGACCTCCGACGAAGACACCGACCTCTCCTTGGACGGAGACCTCAAGGACGAGAGCGACGCGGAGGAGAGGGAGGTGGCCGAAGGAGGAGGGGACGACGGCAAGAAGGCCGACGGACCGGGTACGGACCTTCCCCCGGCAGAAGGCGACCAGCAGGAGCCCGCGGAGGACGAGGGCGACGGCGAACCCACCGACGAGGAGTTCCCGGAGACGAGCGACGACGAGGGGCCCGACGCCGCCGGcgacgacgccgccgccgccgaagTCGCCGCCTCCGCGTCGACGTCGATATTCCAGGAGTGGACGCCGGAGCAGGTCGCCCTGTACG GCAAGGAGTGCCGCATCTGCAAGAAAGGCGACGAGAGCATGCGGCTGTTCCGTTTCTGCCTCTGCCAGCACGTGATGCATAAGGCGTGCCTCGAGCAAAGCCTCATGGACACGGACCACGACCATTGCGAAGAGTGTGGCATCATGTACTTGCTGAAGCGCAAGCCGCGCTTCACCATACCGCAAGGTCTCTCTATGTGGATGGCATTTCGCGCCAACAAGGCAATG TTGGCGATGATCGCGATGTACGCGGTCCTCGTGACTCCCATAGCGGCCGTGTACATGGTCGGCCTGGCCACCAGCATCTTCGGCGGCCTGGACATCGACAGCGTGGTGGGCCCGCGAGAGCTCTGGCTGCACCAGATGAGCGAGCCGCACGTGCCCGCCTGGCTGCTGCTCGTCACGCTCATGATGGTGGGCGGCTGTGCCGGCTCGGTGGCAGTGCTGCTGCACTATGTGTGGCACGACTTCAAACGTTGGTACGGCACCACACCCGTCGTCATCGTCGTCGAGGCACCCGACCACATGATCGACATCAACCCCCACCCGCTCCACTCTAAACCGGAGGACCCCGCTGCTGCTGACTCCCACTCTCCTGGAGACAAGACCCATCCCCAATCCCCCGAGGACAAGTCTGCAGCAGGTCCCCCCTCCACTCCGGACAAGTCAGCGGCAGGTCCCCCCTCCACTCCGGACAAGTCAGCGGCAGGTCCCCCTTCCACTCCGGACAAGTCAGCGGCAGGTCCCCCCTCCACTCCGGACAAGTCAGCAGCACGCCCCCCTTCCACTCCGGACAAGTCAGCAGCACGCCCCCCTTCCACTCCGGACAAGTCAGCAGCACGCCCCCCTTCCACTCCGGATAAGTCTGTGGCACGTCCCCCCTCCACTCCGGACAAGTCTGCGGCACGTCCCCCCTCCACACGGGACAAGTCAGCAGCTCAAGCGAACGCCCCTCCGAATCAGTCCTTGCTTGACAAGCCTACTACTGAGTCCATGGTCGATGAAGCCCTCGCGGACAAGAAAAAGAAATGA